The DNA window AACGCGCCGTGGACGAGGGTCCGGTTCATTTGTAGCAGCCGCTCGAACATCGCGCCCGGATTGCCCGGGACCGGCAGAATCATCTGCTCAAGGATAAGAATCGGATCTTCACAGTCGACGATCAGATCGGTAATCCCGTTGTCTTCATCCCGAACCATCACCAGCTCCTGAGCTGGGTCCTCCTCGGTGATCGCATAGCCCAAGTCGAGCAAAAACGTTTTCACCGTCTCAAAATATGCTGAGGGCATACCCACTTTCCTCCTACGCCTGACGATCTTTGCCAACCACAATGAGACGATCTCTCTCGTCGATTATATAGCTATTCGGAGGGTTGGCAAGAAAGCGACCCTGGTGCACGCTCTCAACCGCCACGACAATGATATTGCGGTCCGTCTTGAGGGTGGTCAGTACCTCAAGAAAAGGCCGGCCGACGCAGACTTGGGGCGGCACGATTTTATAAATCTCGCTGCCAAAGCGGCTACTCACCAGCTCGGTAATGATCTGCGTCACGCCGTGGTCGA is part of the Desulfurellaceae bacterium genome and encodes:
- a CDS encoding YbjN domain-containing protein, giving the protein MPSAYFETVKTFLLDLGYAITEEDPAQELVMVRDEDNGITDLIVDCEDPILILEQMILPVPGNPGAMFERLLQMNRTLVHGAFVLDEAGTLVLFRDTLRLENLDMNELEGSIEALSLALAENADELLAFSKQ